The genomic stretch ACGGCGACAGGCTTGTTCCTGTTTGTGCGCTGGTTAAGCCGTTTCCTCATCAAGTTCAACCTGCCAAACGATACCCGTTTGCTGATCCTGATCGCTTTCAGCGGGGTCATGCTGGTTGCCGCCCTGAATTTCCTATGGAAACAGGAGGTCAAACAGCCCACGCCACCCACCACAAACAGCAGCACTGCACCAGACAGCACCGCAGACGCACAACAACCCCAAACCGAAATCAATCTGGATACTTACGAAAGTACCACCTACCCGGACCTGTACGGGCTACGTCAGGAAATGATCAAGCAACTGCAAGACCTCAACACGTTTTTCGCGCAGATCAACGACCTTGCAGAACGGCTACCCGCCCAACGCCGTTTCCTCCAGGACATCATCGACATCCGCTGGGAACGCCGCAAGCAATTACAACAAGCCTATCAGGCTATCGACCGTAGCCGCCGCGCCTTCTGGCTGCATTACCACACTGGCGAAGACCACTATGTCCGCAAAATGTTTGCGGAGGAGGCCGTGCGCCTGCAAAAACGTATTCAGGATGGGCTGGGCGACAGCCGAGAATTCCAGTTAGCGGAAGCAGAGGCCATCAGCAAGCACCTGCGTGCAGCCGATGATTTACTCAAAGCCGCCAAGCTTCCCACGCCCCAAAAGGGGCAATCCATCAACACCATTTTCCGCCCCTATAGCGACCAGAACCGCCAGACACTCATTGAACTTCTCACCCGCAAACAGGAAAACAGCATCCTCGTTAACTTGAAGCAGCTCCAGCAAGAAGAAAAGCGTGTCTACGACAAACTGGCTTACATGCAGCAATACCAACAGATCAACACCGACTTGCAGGAAGAAACCTATAGCTTGATCCTGGCCTGGAATCAGGCGCTGATCTATAACCAGTACGCCCAGTACCGCATCCTGTTTGCGACTGAAGCGCTGGAAACCACCCTGTTGCTGGGGGAAGCACCCGCCAACCGCGATTACGCTTGGCTACTCAAGGAGTTGCGGGAACTTTCCCCCAGTATTCTGGCGCAGGCAGTAGAAGAGCGCAATGTAGCTGCTTTCAGCTACAACCCCGCCATTGATAGCAAATACCGCAAGCCATAGCGTAGCGTTAAGGCTTAGTCACGTTCATCCCGGTAGAAATCATCGTCATCCGCCATGGCAGGCTGTTCGCGCTCACGGGCAGGTGTCGGAGCGGGTTTTGATGCCGGTTTGCTGGCGGAGAACATTTCTTCATGCAAGCCACGGGTCATATCATTGAGGGAACCGCCCTTCAAGCCGACTTCACCCAGCAAGCTTTCAATCAGTGGCACTTGGGCGCGGTAACGTAAGGCACTGTTAAGGCACTGTCCACCACTATCCGCTTGTAAAAAAACATCAGCGCGACACCCAATCCCAGCAAGACCAGTATACCGACGGACAGGAAAACGTAGAGATCAAAGTTCATGCATCCGCCCCGATGTGACAGCTCAATATAGGGAAGAGTAGTAACTGTTCACGGGGTTAAGTTATTGATTCATAACAGGCTGATTTTTAAAAAACTGCAAGATTTAGCCAATTTTAGATGAATTTCGTGATTTTTCAAAACTTAAGATTTCTCAACCAGTTGAAATTAAAAGATAAAATTTTATCGCTACCCCGTGAACAGTTACGGAAGAGTATACGCCAAATCCTGACGTTACGGCGCACTGGCGGTGAAACCCACCTCTCCGTTATAAATTCCCGCTGCGGGAATAACCCCGCCCGTATAGGTAAACGTCCAGTTCGCGCTGCGTTCGGTGATCAAACCGTCAAAGGATGTACCCGTCACATTCACCCCCGCCCCCGAACCAGTATCCGGGATCAACGGTGCTGGCAAACCACTGTCGCTGGACGTAACCGCAATGCGCGAAAACGGGATAGTCACCGCCCCATTACTCAACGGCGTATTGACCGTTGCCCGCAAGCTCACTTGCCCGGCATTGCTGCGCACCTCCACTGGCAACACGGCACTGGAAGCCGTCAAGGTGGGCACATCGCCCGCCCAATTCACCGCCACCCCATTCCCATTACTCAGAGGGCTAGCAACACCGGGAATCTGCAAAGCCGTATTAATCGCCACGGTATCAACCGTGTTGCTGGCGGTCGGGTACGCACCCGTTCCCACCCGCAAGAAAATAAATTTGCCGATATTGATCTCAAAATCCAAGCTAACACTGGCAGATACAGCCTCTGTTGGACCAGCACTATTATATTTCAGCTCGGCCTGTACTAACGTCAGTGGCAACAGACTCAAGATGGCAAATCCGAGCCGTTTCATTGGAAAACCGCATCCACTTTAAAGCTGCCATTATCCCAATCCAGCGTACCGTTACTACTGAGCGGGAATGCCACGGCTGGCACTGGCTGTTTATCAGCACCTTGCGGCGTGAGTGGCAAGGTACGGGTTTGCCCCGGCAAAATCGGCGTGCCTTCCGGGATCAGCTCCAACGACTGGCCTTTGGCATCCGTCGCACTCAAAGCGCCCTCCAAACGCCCGTGCCCATCACCTGTATTGGTGACGACCGCGACCGGAGTACGCTTACCCTTGATGTTTTGCACCGACACTTGTTTCATTTGCAGTTGCGGTTCTGCGCCATTCACCGCCACATACACGGCGACGGCGATACGCCCGCTGACTGGCAAACTCAAGCTGGCTCCGGCAGATTCAATCAGGGCTTTATGCGCAGGCTCCACCCCTTCTACCGCCACCATAAAGCGGCATTCACCACGCGGCGCATTGGCGGGCACATCAAGCTGAAAACGGAAGGATTTTTTGTTTTTTGCCGCCACCGTCAAGCTGGGACGTTCCAGCGTTACCCACGGGCGGCAGCTATTGGGCAACAATTCGTCGTAATAGGTAATATTGCCATCAGGGGAATACGTCCAGTCCAAGGTACGCAAGGATACCTCGGTTGGCGTCGCCCCTACGTTCTGAATCTCGATAGATTGCCCCAGACGTTTCCCCGCATTGGCTGTCACCTCAAAGCGTGAGGGGGAAACCGCCACTTCAAATGACCCGGCATTCACCGCAGACGTTGCCAGCACGCTAGCAAACCCGGCCATCAATAACCCCATTTTTTTATTATTATTCACGGTAAAACCTCAATTTCAAAATAAGACTCGAACCCAAAAGGTACGCCTGATGGCAAACGCAACGCAGCCAAATCAACTTGCATGGTCAAATCCAGCCGAGTGCTCATCCACGCCTCGCTGACGATGCCTGTCCACACCAACACACGATCACCGGGGCGACCTGTACCACTCTCAAACGGCGCATTCCCGCGCCATTCCACCAGCAAACCATTCGGGGACACCAAACCCGGAATACTGGCAGGAATCACATAATCAATACGTGCCTGCTTGCCGACGAAGTTGGCGGTGGCGAGCTTATAATCCACCTGCCCAAACTTCAGCACCACCTGCGTGGTATCCGGGATTTCAATGGCTTGAGGTGCTTCCACCCGACTCCGGGGAGAGGCAGAATCATCCAGCCGTTCACCCGCATAACTAGGTAACGTGATCACTAAGCAAGCGGCAAGCAAGCA from Thiothrix litoralis encodes the following:
- a CDS encoding fimbrial biogenesis chaperone; this translates as MNNNKKMGLLMAGFASVLATSAVNAGSFEVAVSPSRFEVTANAGKRLGQSIEIQNVGATPTEVSLRTLDWTYSPDGNITYYDELLPNSCRPWVTLERPSLTVAAKNKKSFRFQLDVPANAPRGECRFMVAVEGVEPAHKALIESAGASLSLPVSGRIAVAVYVAVNGAEPQLQMKQVSVQNIKGKRTPVAVVTNTGDGHGRLEGALSATDAKGQSLELIPEGTPILPGQTRTLPLTPQGADKQPVPAVAFPLSSNGTLDWDNGSFKVDAVFQ